DNA sequence from the Coffea arabica cultivar ET-39 chromosome 11c, Coffea Arabica ET-39 HiFi, whole genome shotgun sequence genome:
ACCACAAAGAAAGAATAATATAGTGGCAGACCCAACGCATGATATCAATCAGCCCCTGGAGCATTTGGCCAGTGAAGGAATTTATAACCTTGAAGTGATGGTGGCATATAGGTCTGAGATGAAGCTTTAGGATTGTCAGGAGGATAGACATAGCCTTTCCCATATCCAATCTCCTTCATTAGCTTCGTCGGTGCATTCCTTAGGTGAAGCGGCACCCCCTCATTCTGCCCAACAGAGTCTCGTGCTACCTTCTGTGCATCTTGAATTGCTCTGTAGACGGAAATTGATTTAGGAGCCAGAGCCAAGTAGGCAACGCATTGCGCTAGAACCACATTGCACTCTGGCATGCCAATAAAGTGACAAGCTTGGTAGCAAGCAACAGCCTGAGTAAGGGCAGATGGATCAGCCAAGCCTACATCTTCACTGGCAAATCTGATGAGGCGACGTGCAATGTACAGGGGCTGTTCTCCTCCTTCCAGCATCCTGGCCAACCAATAGATTGACGCATCAGCATCACTCCCTCTCATGGACTTGTGGAGCGCACTGATGAGGTTGTAATGCTCTTCACCGTCCCTGTcataagctatatgcttagacTGCATTGCCTCTTTGACATGACTTACAGTGATCGAAAGCACATCTGAATCCAACGATCCTTCTCCTCCTCCACGTCCTTTTTTCTGATGAAAGCGCTCTGTAGCTGCAGTAGTAGCCGAAAGTTCCAATTTGTTCAATGCCACCCTTGCATCTCCGTCACAATGAGCTGCCAGGAACTCAATGGCTTCATCCTCTACTTGAACTTTCGAGAACGATGAGAGTCCCTTATCGGAATCCGAAATGGCCCGCTTTAGGAGAGTGGCAATGTGGTGGGGTTTGAGGGGATTGAGGACAAGCACAGTGCAACGGGACAACAATGGAGTAATCAAATGGAAAGATGGGTTCTCAGTGGTGGCACCTATGAAAACAATGCTGCCATCCTCAATCACCGGTAGGAGAGAGTCCTGTTGTGCCTTGTTGAACCTGTGAACCTCGTCAATGAAAAGAACAGTCCTCATCCTCCTATTGTTATCGATCTTGGAGTTTTTTGATTTCCACTTTCTAGCCTCCTCCACCGCGTCTCTGACCTCCTTGACCCCCGAATTCACGGCTGAAAAGGGAACAAAACGGTAGACATCAGAGCAAGAACTGACAATGGCTCTGGCGATGGAGGTCTTGCCGGTGCCGGGTGGTCCCCAGAGGACAATAGAAGGGAGGCGGCTATGTCGAATGGCGGAGCGGAGGGCGGAATTGGGGCCCAGAAGGTGTTCTTGGCCAACCACTTGGTCAAGGGTGGATGGCCTCATCAGCTCCGACAAGGGTTCACGTGGAAATGCCACCGGCGAGGAGGAGGGCTGTTGTTTACTAGCATAATTATCGCGTTCTTGCGGGGAGCTGCTTAGCCTAGGCCTCTTCCCTCCCTGTAAGTGATGGTCATCATCATCAAGAACGTCTTCATCAGCATGAtcatgctgctgctgctgcaccTCCTCCTTGCATAGTTGGGATTTAGAAGAAGTAGCGGGCGTTGGGGTTTGAGTTTTGCAACGGAAGTGAAAGAAGCGATCGATTTTGGGCTGGAAATTGGAGGAGGCAGCAGCAGGagaaagaggaggaggaggagaagggcTATTATCATGGTGAATTTGAGGGGCTTGTAAAGCAGTTGCAGTATCAGCAGTATGACGATGAGGAGGACTGGGTGTTGTTTGGCTGCGGCTGAGAATCCAGTCGGTGGCCTTGACGATGTCGCCGCCGGCGGCCTTTAGAGCTTCAGCAGCCAGAGAGTTGGGGAACCCCATGCTCACCAGTTGCTCCATCATTACGTGCATCTTTTCTCCCTTCCTCTGGCGCCAACTCTCATCAAGGAATTGGAATTTGGCACTTTCAGGAAAGCTGAAATGTCAATAGTCCCACCCCACTTTTTAACTTTCCCATCCTGCTGCATCTTACGTTGGTGACATTCAAAAAAGTTGCCCTTCTTCTTCATGTTATTACACTAGTCACCCATAGTCACTATAAGGGTTAATTCTAATTAAACCCACCACCCCTCAAAAAATGTTTCTTTTTCACATGAATGTCTAATTGAATCAATTCACCCCTTGTGCTATTATAAAGTTTTCAATCAGGTACAATTGGCTGGATAGCCCAATTTCAGCTTGAGTTTTGCATGTGCATTACATatatactaatacatttatactcaATTACCAATAATTACACTTTTACTCATTATACATTTATTCTATTAGCCCAAGTAGGCACCGACGAGGGGGGAATGCTTGGGCAACGGGATGAGGGACTTCACCCCCCCCCTTCCCCGGTTGCCATTCCTAGTGGTGATGGAGATGgggtgtttttattttttatttttctcaatacACCAAAATTTCCTGCTGCAATTGCAATGAATTCTAAAACAATTACAGTAAACTACACTAAATTTTTAGATAAACTCATGAAAAACGTGCCATTCAAATGGATCATGATAACTAATCCATGGATTAtatcccaaagaaaaaaaaactttgctAAAGGTCGAAACCCCCAATCTTGTCAAATTATCAACTTTCATGTGAAgtgataaaaaattttcatgtgAATATGTTAAAAGAGGAAATGATGaacactaaaaagaaaattgattaaaaaaatcaTACAATTCGAGCTTTGCTTTAAccgaaacaagaagaaaaacacaTGCATTGCTAGGTTAAGAGATGGTAGTGATACGGTTGTAAATGAACAGTTGAGATTTAATTCAAAAAATGGTAGATTTTAATTCGATCTTCAACTAGCTCGAGCCCAAATTCAAACAGAAATTAGGATTTGATTAAAGTATCAAATGCAATTTGAACTTGTGCATGTTCAGCTCCTTAAGGATAAGGCCTggctaattttttaatatttaatataaaattattcattttattattttattatataaatattaatatgtatttgttataattaaatattaaaattaaataGATTTTCAAACCCTTGAATGGAACACAAGCTTATTGAATGTTAAATTGAATTGAACTCAAACTTAAATTTTGAGCTCTAATAAAATTCGAGTTTGAGTCCAAAAATTTGAATCTAACTTTACAggtttaaaattcaatttaattTGATTCGTTTTGCAGGTCTATGTAGTGGTTTTACTGTTTCTGTCTCAACCTAACCCTAACGAGTCATGGTGAGTGAAGCAAGTTGGATTATGGTGAGATCTAGGTCTTCTTGTACATGGAGCAATGATAGAAAAGACTATAAATTGGCTCATGGTGATATCATTTGGATGTACACCTATATTTACCAAAATACACATATCTTCACAATTCGAGAGCTCAAATAACTGATCAAATTCGAGCTCAGAATGATGCCGCTGATTAGTGAGAAGAAGATTTCGCTCACCATACTAAGAGTGATGATGCGTGTTTGCTTAAGCAGAGATTGATGTTAGCGAGTTGAAGAGCACCAAGAATATTGCTGGTGTTCTTGATGGTTTCCTTCTACTAAGATTGATGTTGGGGAGttgaaaaatatcaaaaatattgCGTTGAATGAAAAAACTACTCATTTTGATGGTAACTTTTTTCGTTACACAGTAGATGTAACATCCATATTACACACTTTAATGTGTTGACACGTATTCTCTTTCCTTTGAATTATCATAATTAAGTTGAACTCAGACGTCCATACTTTGAATTATCATAATTAAGTTGAACTCAGACGTCCATACATCAGGACGTGTAACATAGGTGCCTATGTTACACGCTAATGTGTAACAGAGGATTCATAGCCCATTTTGATGGAACTGATTTGTGGCAGTTGAATGCTTAGAGAAACTACACATTTTGGGGCATAATTGTTCCATTAAATTCACTGTTTCCCAACAAACCTGGTCAGTGGTACATATGTCACCACTGTACAATTTCTTTTGCGAATTGGGGAGAGTTGGTTGACAATTATAAGGTGCCCATCACGGTTCAGTTTTTCTAAGATAAGTGTTTGATTCACAACTGACCACAAATGTTTAGAATACAAGACAAGAGGGGAGGGTGTGCAAGGTGGTCTTATGTACCTAATATGATATTCAGGGAGGTGAAATTCGATTTTTTGCTTGGTTTATCTAAGGATGGACAAGACCCCTGCATTTACATGTTATGTTGAATACAGCAAGTTTGCCTTTTGTAATCTACATGATATTGGAAGCATTGTTAGGGTGAAAAGGGTGGCAAGGTTTACAAAAAAGATTTCTATACTGGAAGCATTACTCCTTAAACAAGGGATATTCAAGAACACAGACCTATGTGTGGTTGGACTCTGAATTCTGCTCGCGACGAAGAAAAAGACCTAGAAAGCTGAACTACGAATGAAATGTACAAATATGTACACAATGTACAACAAGAAGCTTAATGTACACAGCTTGGAACTCACTTCAGCAATGAACTGGCATCGTTAAAAATCAGTGGCAGGCGAAAAATATACTCATTTGAATTGCGAATGGAAGAAGTCTGCCTCCTGTTTGGCTATTTGAGATTGCTTTGGTGCAGAATGTAGGTCCTGCCCCAGCCTCTGTCTTTTCCCTTCTCAATAGTAGACAAAAGCATTTGTAGAAGGTCCTGTGCATCTTCTTTGCAGGCAAACTCTAAGTTAGTCTGGAATAGAGGAAGAGGACTCTGATAATTGTTCCACCGCTTTACCCGACTTCCCTGACTGTGCTTCTGCTGCTGGTGCGGGGATGCCCTCGAGAAGGTATCCATACTGCTTCCTACTATGTGTACTGCGTATTCATCAATAGTGGCATGAATTACACTGTCCATTCCAATATCTGCTTCTACGACCCACTCTGGGCTGGCCGGAACCCCCTGGAAATCGGGCTTACCCAAATCAACCAGACTGGAGCAACTCACCACCAAGATACTTCTGTCTGTGACGATGACGAATTTACCACCCTGTCTAAGTGCTTTACACATGATTAAGATCTGGTCTCCCAGTTTCGCAACATTTTCAGCATTCCTAAGCACAGCTGTTCCAATGGCTTCCTCCCAAGAGTAAGGCTTCAGTGCACATCCTTCACTTAAAGCCCTTGGTAGGCGTACTCTAAATCGCTGTGAACCGACATGAGGAATTTTGCTTCGGTTTCTGATGCTTTGTGCTGTTTTTCCAGTAACCTCAAGGATACTTGCTGCTGGTTTTGCCACAAGTCCTGTTACACCTAGAGCAATGCCTGCATGGACAAATAGAGAATGAGGAAGGGAATATGTAAAACTTTAGGAATCAGTCGCCAGAATCAGCTAGTTGATTTTGGACTACCGTCCAAGGGAAAAGGCACAAATAGTACAAAGATATAACAGAACAACCGGAAACATTACCTGAAACAACTCCAGGTAGGCCATGTTTTTCAGCACCTTGAACAGGTGATTGGAGAAGGCCAGTAAGCCCCTGAAATGGGAAGCTTAAAGTCCATTAATATTTGAACAATCATTCTTATGGCTCACTTGTATATTCTTGTAAAACATAGGTAGTGTACGATGGCTGATAtagaaacaaataaaaatgtGATATGGGCCAATCATCACTCATGCAGCTGAAAGGACCAGCAACTCTAGAAGAAGCAATCAAATCACTTTACGAAGCCCAACAGATTTTGATGTTACTGTTGAAAAAGGGCTAAATTCCTGCTGAATTCATGGTTTCTATTAGATCAACTATGGCTGGATATACTGCTTCACTCTCCATGAGGATATTCTCTCTAATGTAGTAATACAATTGCCAACTTCTCCACTTTAAACTTTCATAATACTACTTTAAATGAACTACATTTTGCAGTAATACGATTCCTAACTACTCTATTAACTATTATATTACTTTGTGAACAGTGAATAGTGAAATTTTATTGGATACTTCAATTTATGTACTCCATATCAGATGACCGGTGAATTTATGTGTTGATACTTGTTAGCTAAATCCATTTGTTAGTGTTATTGGATATGCTTTGCTTTCcgtttcattttcttattttgtgcatattcTTTTTACAATTACTGATCGAAAACAAAATCATCTTACCAGAAAAAACTTAATACTCTCATCTTGTCTTTCAAGATATCTTTCGCCAAGTTCCCATGAACATCCTCCATATAAACATTATTAATTATTACCCGTGCATTTGGAAACAACCAATTTCACAGGTGTTCCATTCCTGAAATTGCTATACTAATAAAATTGTGTGCAATAATCTAACCAGTTAAAAATAATGATTACCCAAAGAAATTTCCTTGACGGAACAAACTTATATTGTACTTTGATTGATGCTTACTCTGTAATAGTGAACAGTTTCAATATTTAAAATGTTACCATCTATACATGAGAGAAGTTAAAATTAGTGAATGGTACAAATTTAGTTAGTACTAATCTTTTTCACCATTTTCTATGCAAATGCATGACTAGAACTACTACAAAAGAAGTGCCAGAAATTGCTCATTTACATCTAATCACATCAAGTTATTGAATGAAGTTTTTGGATAATACAAGCAAATgaacacaaatttcaatttatcAAAGCAAACAACGAGTACTATGAGAATTGTGATAACAGAGAAACGCACCTCCAAAAATTCATTAATTACACCTTTGCTATTAGTTGAAATTccctttttttcccttcccATCTGCCCAACATTCTGGTTATCCAATGCAAAAGCAACAATACCCTGCAAGTGGAGATTTGTGTTACCACTAAGAAGTCAATAACAATTACACGTTTCAAGTATTGCTAGGTAACAAGTACCTTATGTGCTGCTCTGCTGAATTGACTCGCAGCATCACTTATCGCATAGAGTGTGTTACTCAGAAGACTGGTGGTGCCTTGTGCCATGCCTGTAAGGAGTCCTACAGGGCTCTGCAGGAGCCATTGTTAATTCCACTATATAAGGTCAATCATAGTCTTAGCAAAGAGTAGTATAAACTTACTTGAAAAACATTCTGGACAGGAACTGATACAAAATCTTTTATCCCAAGACTGACGCTCCTCGCAAATCCCAAAGGATTGCCAATAAGGCCAGCAGAACCAAACAACTATAGATAAACAATAAAAGCTTAATATGTTGCTAACACTGCtgatttaagaaaaacaaaaagagacaATCAGAGAATAATATCTAAAAATACAGTTTTAGCACATGTAGAGTTCAAAGTAATTTTTCTTCATACAAGAGACATGGATGTATATGTGAACAGCACTGGTTTTCTGTCCAGCTAATTGAGATTGAGAGGGAGGCCAAGGTCATTGTTCCCTAATTCTCATCAGATTAGAGAAGAATACTCCACAGGATAAATTTAGAGTCTCCAAGTATCAAAAAAATTATGAGGCAGGCTAAGATGGAAAAAACAAGCTAATGAGCCTAATGTCCCTAATTTGATGTGATGAAAGCCAATTCTACTAGGGAAAAAACACATCAAAACATTCCACACTTGGAGATTGGACTTGCACGTACTTTCAGCATAAATTCTAAAAGGCTGGAAAGCCAATAATCCAGGACATACAAACCAATTACTAGAAAAGCACCAAAATAAAAGATATGCATCTCACTGCATTCTTTTTCAATCTATGCCTTCATCAACCCCACTATATAGGAAAGTATAATCTGAAGACTCAAAAAGGATTGAGTGCTCAATTGATTTACATTCTTCAGAAAAAGCTTGTTGTCTAATTTTTGTGTAAGACAAAAACTTTTTGAACTTAAGGAACAGGTCAAAAGACTGGTTCACTCACCAATTTTTGTCCAATTCGAACTAGTACTGGTCAATGAGAGAGATAGACAGTGGCAGGAGCATTACTTTATTGGGAAAGTTTTGGAATCCAAGTATCACAACATGTTATCTACTTCTTTATATGCTGCATTGCcactttcttttcctcttaCCACAATATACAAAATGAGCTAGCTCAGAGTTAGctcttccttttccttagtTACCTGCTCCATCCTTTTCACCACCAGGCACTTCTAGTCAAAGACCAATCACTCCAGGGTTTTATTTGTCATCATTAGATTCGGTAACTACACCATCATCTGGCTTAGATTCCAACACCTACATCCAACTTCTCGCCCTGTACCTTATTGTAGATATATCCCTCTATACATAACTTTGCTGCCTCACTATGTTCTCTCTGACTTCAGCAATCTGCATGAAGCTATTTGTCATCTGAGTTGGAAAATGGCTATCACAGACATGTTTGctttgtaaaaaaaatgaaaaatttggcaACTTCTACCAGTCCTTATGTCAGATTAGTGTTGGTTTTACATACAGCGAGCTACCGGGCATATTACTTCTTTCGAAGTTCAAAGCAACTCTGTCACCAAAGGGAGAATTATATGGCTTTTACAATTGTGTTGCAATGGATTCTGATAATCTTAAAGATGCTCCCAAGAGACTTTGACATATTAGTATAATTGGCAAGTTGACGTTCAAGGTCTAAAACTGTAGCAGTTCCAAAGGCTCTGCGGGATGTTGGtcacaaagaagaagaaaactgaCAAACGCTTCATGCAGGAAAGTCAAGTTCCACACTGTAATGTTCTATGTGATAGTATTATACAATCAAAAGATCATTTGAAGAGCTAGAGCACGAGTATTGGGTCAAATAAACATAAAGCACCCTGAAAAGCACAAATTCTCACTCTTCAGGCTCGAAATCTCTCAATCTTCCTACAGATCAGAACATAATAGTCCAATAAGCTGATATTCTAATTGCCAAACCGTCTCAGTTCCTGATGCTGAAGGACAAGAAAACAAGGGACAAGATACCTTGGAAGAATAAATGGAATGTAACTATGAGCCGATCAGATTCTAAGAGATGCAGAGACACCACTTAGAGATTACCTTGTACATCTCATGAAGAGACTGCCTACTGTAATGCCTGATAAGGATCTCCTGGATGGATTCCCAGCTAGCCAGCTGATGAGAAAGAATTAGCTCTTTAAGGTGAATATTTGCACCCTCGACGTCTGCTAGGGCCATAAAACCCCTCTGTATTTCAGTGTCATCAGTATTAGCAACAGATAAAGCTACATCAAGAACTTTAATCACCTTCACATCAGAAAAATTTAACATAATTTCCTGAAAGCTTTTGCTTACATGGATGAGGGATTCTCCCAATGCAAGGACCCCACTTCGAAGCATCCATGGGCTGCTGGAAAAGCTGGAGCAAGTAACACATCATACAGGTCAGGGTTTGTTTATCTCAGGAGAACtacaaagagaaagaaaaaaaagcagaTAAACGGAAAACCTTAAAGTCATCTTAATTGGTGCCAGATCAAGCAGTTCAACATATATTTTCTTCTGCTTTCTCGCTAGAAGGTGAATTTGCTGCCAGGGAGCTCCAATAGGTATTACTGGAGGAAGCGAAGAGCTTCTCCACTCTTCTTGATATGAAGTAGTAACAAGGGCCTGAATTTGTGCATTAGTATCCTTGACAATACCAGGGTCAGAAAAAGATGGATAAAGTGTAGAATCTACTTGCTGCAGAACCCTGGTTTGGAACCTCATTTGCATAGTTTTGAAGTATCTTAATAGACTTAACACCAAATCTTGCTCAAGCTCAAGATGAAAATCTGTCACTCTGCAATCATTGTTCATAAAAACAAAGTTTAAATACTACTACTTAAATTTATCATAGAGAACAAGTTCTGTAGTGCTTCTTAACATATTAGACATAATTGATAGAACAGCAGAAACCTTAAGTTAATATGTTCAAATGACACCAACGACATATTTTTGGTCCTCCACTTTGCCACAGATAGGTTGATCACTGGTTCTTGCAACCTATCAGAATCAATTTGACCTGTAATCTTTTTCCTATCGTCCTTATTGCCTTTATAGCACTTGTCAAAGGACAAAATGACAGGATATGGAGTGCTTGGCAACTGGTTATCAATTTGCAAGAATGAGATATGCAAGCAAAACTTTTGTTGATCAACACTCTGAATAAGATCAATTCTTGAATTCTTTGCACAAAGAAAGAGCAACTCCTACAACATAATAGAAGCACAAAAATATAAGCACTGATCCATGTAATTGGATTGTTTCAGCAGCTATGTAAAAATTTGATACGTTTTTACATACCTCTGGGTAGGAATTCATTAGAGAGATCCCAATAAAGGGAATGTCAACTAATATCTTTTGGTTAAAAGGACCAAAACTTTCACGTTTTTGGGCTTCTTTTTGcttaattttaaacttaaaggtGTCTGAAGTAGGCAAATCATTCAAAACATGGTGGCTGGAATCAATAATGCTGAGGACCTGCCATAATGTTACAGCTAAATATGATCATTCCTGAAAACTGAAGGAAAAATAAGGCATAATAAATATATCAAGTACAGCATGCGTACCTTAATTGCTCCTTCAGAATGAACAGAAACCAGCAAAGTTCTTTCAGGTTTCTGCAAAAGATAATACAAATGACAGCTCATCCTGACAGTACATTCATCCCAGTCATGAATTAAAGAAACACAAATGCCGAGTTTTGTTTAGAACGAACAAAAAACATAGAAATTTTATCACTACAAAAGATGTAGAATGTCGACAAAAAGGCAGAAAGGGACTAAAAGAATACATAAAAACACGTTACCATCATGGATTAGTTATATATTCCTTGATCAGAAAACATTTGCATGCAGAAATTCTTTGACTTGAATGCTACGCTAATTCCACAATGTCAATTGTCAATTCTGGCACAACCGTTTCAATTACTCACCAACGATATCATCCGGTTTATGTTGCACACACttgtttttatctttttttcccCTGTTTTGTACAATGGGTGCGTTACCCTAGTCTAActcttaactttttttttttttttgtggttcagGAAGGGGTAAGGTTTGCATTGAGAGAAGCTTTGATGCTGAAGTGTGGATATGTGCAATTAAATTGAAATTCTGGCCCTTGTCTAAGTAAATGAAGCTGCTTAAAATAACTTTGTATAGTGTTCAAACACACAATCAGACATTCCAGTTGAGAAAGATTGCAAAAATTCTGATGGATCAAAATGGGATCATCAAAACTCAATTCTCAAAGGATAGACAAGCCTGAAGTCTGAATCTATCCACCAACAATTGCAGACAGCAAGTAGAAGAGCAAGACTTTTAATAAGCTACGGGAAATTCATATGTGGCATAAAGATAATTTTTAACTACACAACTTATATGAAGTATGCTGAAGTGCAATATATTTTCAAAAGGATTAGCGCACACCATAAGATTACCTCAAGAGTTGCAGGTAAGTATACTGGTGAGTAATCCTTGACATCATCAAGTGTATATATCCCTATAATGCGCTCACCAAGCACCTGATTAATTGGACACAAACATGTATAGAAACAACAGAAGAGGAGAATTCAGAAATAAAATGTCATCTGGAGTTCACAAAAGGTCATACCTCAACAGTCAGACGGTGTGGAAAGCAAGGTTCATCCCATGCATAAGGTTGAGATGTGTAAGAGTGAACCGTAGTTTCAAAGGTTTCACATCTTTGTTGGTAAACTCGTAGTCTCTACGATAAGCAAAAGAAGGCAATGTCATAATCAAGATCTCATAAAATAAATAGTTGAAGGACCATTACACCACCTACATGAATCTAAAAACACATTCCGTCTGTCTATTGACTGAAGGAATAAGACCAGAAGACATTTCATGCATGTCTCTGGGTGTTGTGAGCAAGAGAGATCATACTA
Encoded proteins:
- the LOC113715461 gene encoding uncharacterized protein; its protein translation is MHVMMEQLVSMGFPNSLAAEALKAAGGDIVKATDWILSRSQTTPSPPHRHTADTATALQAPQIHHDNSPSPPPPLSPAAASSNFQPKIDRFFHFRCKTQTPTPATSSKSQLCKEEVQQQQHDHADEDVLDDDDHHLQGGKRPRLSSSPQERDNYASKQQPSSSPVAFPREPLSELMRPSTLDQVVGQEHLLGPNSALRSAIRHSRLPSIVLWGPPGTGKTSIARAIVSSCSDVYRFVPFSAVNSGVKEVRDAVEEARKWKSKNSKIDNNRRMRTVLFIDEVHRFNKAQQDSLLPVIEDGSIVFIGATTENPSFHLITPLLSRCTVLVLNPLKPHHIATLLKRAISDSDKGLSSFSKVQVEDEAIEFLAAHCDGDARVALNKLELSATTAATERFHQKKGRGGGEGSLDSDVLSITVSHVKEAMQSKHIAYDRDGEEHYNLISALHKSMRGSDADASIYWLARMLEGGEQPLYIARRLIRFASEDVGLADPSALTQAVACYQACHFIGMPECNVVLAQCVAYLALAPKSISVYRAIQDAQKVARDSVGQNEGVPLHLRNAPTKLMKEIGYGKGYVYPPDNPKASSQTYMPPSLQGYKFLHWPNAPGAD